The nucleotide sequence TGGGGACGACAAACTCTTTACCCTCAATGAGCTTAGTCGCTTGCTGCGGTGCAATTGCGAGCAACGATTCCATAGAACGACGTGCTTTTGCCATTCCAATTCCCTCGAGCAATTCGTTTAATCCGAACAGGATAGCGACTAACGTTGCTTCTTTCCATTCCCCGATCGCAACTGCACCAATGAGTGCAATCGTCATTAACGTGTCAATATTAAATCTAAACCGAATCAAGTTGTTTATTCCTCGTAAGAAGGTCGTATATCCGCTGATTACTGTAGAGAAGATATAGAGGATGATCGATACCGTTGACGTCAGTGAAGATTCAAAAATAATGACAGTTAAATAGATAATAAAAGATATAGCTAAAATCCCGATCATTCGATTATTGGTGCTGTGATTGTGATCATGACTGTGATCATGACTGTGATTGTGATCATGTTCGTCATGGTGATGTGCGTGCTCATTACGCATGATGTCCACCTCTTTGTCATATGAGTATCTATTCATATGTTATGCCACATATTAGGGGATGTCAATAATATATGAACAATTATTCATATGTTCATTAACCTTTTCGTTTATGAATCAGCTTGCTATAATAGATCAATGTAATCAAATAGGGGGGGTGGGATGAATATGGAGGTCTTTTCGACTACCGATCAATGCGAAGAACCCTGTGCGGGGACTGAAATCGATCTCATCACGGTGAAAAAAGAAATGGTGGATGAAACAACTGCGAGTGATTTAGCGGAGTTATTCAAAGCGCTGAGTGATCCAACACGTGTGAAGATTATAGGTGCACTGTTACTCAGTGAGCTGTGTGTACATGATCTATCCGTAATATTGGAGATGGGGCAATCGGCAACATCTCATCAATTGCGTTATTTACGGAATTTAAGAATTGTTAAGCGACGTAAGGAAGGGAAGACCGCCTTTTATTCCCTCGACGATTCTCATATTGAACTGATATTCACGTTAACGCTTCAACATCTCAAACACGGACAATAATCGATTGGAAAGGAGTGAACGGATTGACGAATACCATTATCCGAAAAGCGCAAATGAGCGACCTTCCGGACATTGTTAAGCTTGCGAAAGAGAACAATCTCGATCGTATATCGACAGCAAGTCAACAAAAAGGATTTCTAGTTTCTAATTTTTCAATGGAACAATATGAACAATGCATACAACAAAACGAGTTATTTTTTGTGATTGAGGTTGCACAGGTTGTGAGAGGATTTCTGCTTGCATACCGTAAACATGAATTAGATTCGACGAGTCTCATATATCGAAAAATAATGAAGCATGCAAAAGACGACTTTACGCTCATCAAGCAAATTTGTATCGAGCGGAATTCTCATCAACATGGATATGGGAGTCGATTATACGATTACATTATGCTGAACACGGAACATGATATTTATCTTGCTATTGTACTCGAACCGATCAATAAGGCTTCAATTAACTTTCACTTCAAACTCGGATTTAAGCAAATATCCACTTTTATCGGAGAAGATCAAAAGAAGCGGGGGATTAGTTACTGGAATAACCCGCAAAGTGTACCTACTTATGATCCGTCAATCATCTTGCAACAGTATGAAGTTGCTATGGAACTGTACAAGCATGAAGATCAATTGAATTGGTCGAAGATCAATCACCTTTTATACGTTACAGGCGGTTTATTTGCAGTTGTGAGCTTCTTGTCTAATGTCATTAGTCCTGAAGATACATTCTTTCTCTACTTTCTATCGGTAATTTCTGGTGTAGGCATATTAGCCTCATACATGTTCAATATAGCGATTTCGAATGGAGTCATCTACCTCCAGCGAAGGAAGCAGTCTGTTGTAGACATTGAAAAAATACTGGTTCATATGGGTGGCTACAAGGTTGTTTCGGTCAATTATGATCAATTGGAGAAGCACTATAAGCGTTCTCCGACTACAAATGTAATGAAGATGATTCCGAAAGGGATCGGCATCATCTGGTGCTGCGTGCTTCTTGTGACACTAATGTATTATTGAATGCACCTGCAAGAAGGAGTGGCTACATATTGAAAGTTAAAAATAGTTTTAGATCCTATCTCATCTTCGTAAAGCCCTATTGGAAGCTAATCGCTCTAACGATTGTTATCGGTATTATTAAGTTCACAATCCCATTAATATTACCTTTGCTAATGAAATACGTTGTGGATGAC is from Candidatus Cohnella colombiensis and encodes:
- a CDS encoding metalloregulator ArsR/SmtB family transcription factor — translated: MEVFSTTDQCEEPCAGTEIDLITVKKEMVDETTASDLAELFKALSDPTRVKIIGALLLSELCVHDLSVILEMGQSATSHQLRYLRNLRIVKRRKEGKTAFYSLDDSHIELIFTLTLQHLKHGQ
- a CDS encoding GNAT family N-acetyltransferase, coding for MTNTIIRKAQMSDLPDIVKLAKENNLDRISTASQQKGFLVSNFSMEQYEQCIQQNELFFVIEVAQVVRGFLLAYRKHELDSTSLIYRKIMKHAKDDFTLIKQICIERNSHQHGYGSRLYDYIMLNTEHDIYLAIVLEPINKASINFHFKLGFKQISTFIGEDQKKRGISYWNNPQSVPTYDPSIILQQYEVAMELYKHEDQLNWSKINHLLYVTGGLFAVVSFLSNVISPEDTFFLYFLSVISGVGILASYMFNIAISNGVIYLQRRKQSVVDIEKILVHMGGYKVVSVNYDQLEKHYKRSPTTNVMKMIPKGIGIIWCCVLLVTLMYY